A single window of Nicotiana sylvestris chromosome 3, ASM39365v2, whole genome shotgun sequence DNA harbors:
- the LOC138887464 gene encoding uncharacterized protein has product MDLRDLAAKEVDREPTKKLEEKAKKTNGTSVTAVIDESKRSEAGKGMGDTDAQRKLEIHALANATMKWKSLFAENKMVTRGMNLQYIAPTIKNGVKWKFAAKPSIYCHNDVYFVIKFDTIEDRDVVLYSGSYMINSKLVVVKVWTVNFDFENEVLKTIPLWIQLPKLPLNCWEDNSLSRIGSTLGIPIYADACTTRVERILYARILVEMDVTKPLPKQIMVEDPNGREFEENVWYDWMPQYCTKCLQLGHVCQEPQKEETKQRERDQKPQQFWRRKGQVEEKQDKEAAPQVIKQDDKQKGIEQTQKEFSP; this is encoded by the exons ATGGATCTGAGAGATTTAGCAGCGAAGGAAGTAGATAGAGAACCAACTAAGAAATTAGAAGAAAAAGCTAAGAaaaccaatggaaca AGTGTTACTGCTGTAATTGATGAATCTAAGAGGAGTGAAGCTGGAAAAGGTATGGGAGATACTGATGCTCAAAGGAAATTGGAGATCCATGCTTTGGCAAATGCAACGATGAAATGGAAGAGTTTATTTGCTGAGAATAAAATGGTAACTCGAGGTATGAATTTACAGTATATTGCTCCTACGATTAAGAATGGAGTTAAG TGGAAATTTGCTGCAAAACCATCAATATACTGTCATAATGATGTGTATTTTGTGATTAAATTTGACACAATAGAGGATAGAGATGTTGTGCTTTATTCAGGGTCATACATGATAAATAGCAAGCTTGTGGTTGTTAAGGTGTGGACTGTgaattttgattttgaaaatgagGTATTGAAAACCATACCATTATGGATTCAATTGCCTAAGCTACCACTTAATTGCTGGGAGGATAATTCATTAAGTAGAATTGGGAGTACTCTGGGAATACCTATATATGCAGATGCATGTACTACTAGAGTTGAACGTATTTTATATGCTCGAATTCTAGTGGAAATGGATGTGACTAAGCCACTTCCAAAACAGATTATGGTGGAAGATCCCAATGGCAGGGAGTTTGAGGAGAATGTTTGGTATGATTGGATGCCCCAGTATTGCACTAAATGTCTTCAATTGGGACATGTTTGCCAAGAACCACAGAAGGAAGAAACAAAGCAAAGAGAAAGAGATCAAAAGCCACAAcagttttggaggaggaaaggGCAAGTGGAAGAGAAGCAGGACAAAGAAGCTGCTCCACAAGTTATAAAGCAGGATGACAAACAAAAAGGAATAGAGCAGACACAGAAAGAATTTTCACCATAA
- the LOC138887466 gene encoding uncharacterized protein, producing MDIQLWNKSVVCKLLWNICNKKDKLWVKWIHCYYGRRASLWKSKPMQASWIVQKILKAAKYLEEVGIQEEELNQMQSFTIQKMYKKFQGEYPKCSWRRLICNNYGAPRWSFILYLNLHGRLLTRDRVAKWSLVDDLSCPLCTSEPENAEHLLFKCGMASQIWDSLLEWQVIQRKAKGWYEEVQWAEEKQKSIRLGHDVQDPNEREL from the exons atggacatccaacTGTGGAACAAGTCAGTTGTGTGCAAATTGTTGTGGAATATATGCAACAAGAAGGACAAACTATGGGTAAAGTGGATACATTGTTACTATGGGAGGAGAGCTAGTCTGTGGAAGAGCAAACCAATGCAGGCATCGTGGATTGTACAAAAGATACTTAAGGCTGCTAAATATCTGGAAGAAGTGGGGATACAAGAAGAGGAACTTAATCAGATGCAAAGCTTCACCATACAGAAGATGTATAAGAAGTTTCAGGGTGAGTACCCAAAATGCTCATGGAGAAGATTAATCTGTAACAACTATGGAGCTCCTAGATGGTCATTCATACTATACTTAAACCTACATGGAAGGCTGTTAACAAGAGATAGAGTGGCAAAGTGGAGTCTAGTTGATGATCTATCATGTCCATTGTGTACAAGTGAACCAGAAAACGCAGAACATTTACTTTTTAAATGTGGAATGGCATCGCAGATCTGGGATAGCTTATTGGAATGGCAAGTAATCCAAAGGAAAGCAAAAGGGTGGTATGAAGAAGTTCAATGGGCAGAG GAGAAACAGAAGAGTATAAGACTTGGGCATGATGTCCAAGATCCTAATGAACGAGAATTGTAA
- the LOC138887465 gene encoding uncharacterized protein has protein sequence MGDYNAIQSWEDRYNGNLVMEAEIRDFTDFLDNTGMTELRYVGREFTWTNSHVHSKIDKALVNDGWMMSMRQLEVVVQDPLFSDHTPLCLCFEQEHQNNPKPFKFFNNLAELKEFEGIVKITWEMNIQGSIMKRVWLKLKRLKHLHKEEYSTIMRRLHS, from the coding sequence ATGGGAGATTATAATGCAATACAAAGTTGGGAAGATAGGTACAATGGGAATCTTGTTATGGAAGCAGAGATAAGGGATTTTACTGATTTCTTAGACAACACAGGAATGACAGAACTCAGATATGTTGGGAGGGAGTTTACATGGACAAATAGTCATGTCCATAGCAAAATAGACAAAGCACTAGTAAATGATGGATGGATGATGAGTATGAGGCAATTAGAGGTGGTGGTGCAGGACCCTTTATTTTCTGACCATACACCTTTGTGTCTTTGTTTTGAGCAGGAACATCAGAATAATCCCAAGCCTTTCAAATTTTTCAACAACCTAGCTGAGCTCAAGGAGTTTGAAGGCATTGTCAAAATAACATGGGAGATGAACATACAAGGATCAATAATGAAAAGAGTCTGGTTGAAGCTTAAAAGATTGAAGCATCTGCATAAAGAGGAGTATAGCACAATCATGAGAAGATTACACTCATAA
- the LOC104232456 gene encoding ethylene-responsive transcription factor ERF022-like: MEDHQQSSSIHTYRGVRKRKWGKWVSEIREPGKKTRIWLGSYETPEMAAAAYDVAAFHLKGERARLNFPELIDSFPKPSSSKSEDVQMAAHEAAMRFKRQTPEPPESGGCGGGGTMVPVRVGLSSSQIQAINESPLDSPKMWMELAGALLLRDPVREYTCPSYSFTDPMVLGEDIVEFEEWDEMQQHHESIWDF, from the coding sequence ATGGAAGATCATCAACAAAGTAGCAGTATTCATACGTATAGAGGAGTAAGGAAGagaaaatgggggaaatgggtgTCGGAGATACGCGAACCGGGGAAGAAAACACGAATATGGCTAGGGAGTTATGAGACACCGGAGATGGCTGCTGCAGCCTATGATGTTGCTGCATTTCATCTAAAAGGCGAGAGAGCAAGACTCAATTTCCCCGAATTAATCGATAGCTTTCCAAAACCCTCAAGTTCTAAGTCTGAAGATGTGCAAATGGCAGCTCATGAAGCAGCAATGAGGTTCAAAAGACAAACTCCAGAGCCACCCGAGAGCGGTGGCTGTGGCGGTGGTGGCACGATGGTTCCGGTGAGGGTAGGTCTATCGTCGAGTCAAATTCAGGCGATTAATGAGTCGCCATTGGACTCACCTAAAATGTGGATGGAGCTAGCTGGAGCTTTGTTATTACGAGATCCTGTTAGAGAATATACTTGTCCCTCGTATTCTTTTACCGATCCTATGGTATTGGGTGAAGACATTGTTGAGTTTGAGGAGTGGGATGAAATGCAACAGCATCATGAATCTATTTGGGATTTTTAG